In Vanessa atalanta chromosome 3, ilVanAtal1.2, whole genome shotgun sequence, one genomic interval encodes:
- the LOC125077118 gene encoding U2 small nuclear ribonucleoprotein auxiliary factor 35 kDa subunit-related protein 2 isoform X2, whose protein sequence is MGKHTEWRNMVKKERRRRIRTLKAKEIESSLEYQNWYKEQEALELLEAEQIEKSNKIENDKWVQAELVALEEWKKIQIKNESLLQKKLQQQAKLKLEWELEKQKREREAVRLKEIAEENRKRQEIFMNNLEKFLNGDLMEPPKELLILYESKPNCEPCPFFTKTACCRFGDECSRNHKYPGISKILLAANMFGHFGLENANYNEYDTDIMLEYEDTDTYKDFKDFFLDILPEFQKFGKVVQLKVCNNYEKHLRGNTYIEYADIRSAVQAYRALHSRWYGGKQLSLQFCQLLSWNYAICGLQSSKRCPKGRACNFLHVFKNPVRLHEENRHSERPRSTSSRSWRWSESPERPVTKDKEIEKHSRRSSESKHRRHRYHRSSSYRKRDG, encoded by the exons ATGGGAAA GCATACGGAGTGGCGTAATATGGTTAAAAAAGAAAGAAGAAGACGAATTCGAACTTTAAAGGCAAAAGAAATAG aatCATCACTTGAGTATCAAAATTGGTATAAAGAACAAGAGGCATTAGAGTTACTTGAGGCTGAACAAATCGAAAAATCAAATAAGATTGAAAATGACAAATGGGTTCAAGCTGAGCTAGTAGCATTAGAGGAATGGAAAAAAATACAGATCAAAAATGAATCATTACTCCAAAAGAAACTTCAACAGcaagctaaattaaaatta gaaTGGGAATTGGAAAAACaaaagagagaaagagaagcAGTGCGGTTAAAAGAAATTGCAGAGGAAAATAGAAAAAgacaagaaatatttatgaacaattTAGAGAAATTTTTAAATGGTGATTTAATGGAACCTCCTAAAGaacttttgattttatatgaaaGTAAACCAAATTGTGAACCATGTCCTTTCTTTACTAAAACTGCATGTTGCCGTTTTGGTGATGAATGTTCTAGAAATCATAAATATCCTGGAATAAGCAAA atcCTTTTAGCTGCAAATATGTTTGGACATTTTGGATTAGAAAATGCTAATTACAATGAGTATGATACTGATATAATGTTGGAATATGAAGATACAGACACATACAAAGACTTCAAAGATTtctttttagatattttaccaGAATTCCAGAAATTTGGGAAAGTTGTGCAGTTGAAG GTGTGTAATAATTATGAGAAACATCTTCGTggtaatacatatatagaatatgCTGATATCCGTAGTGCTGTTCAAGCTTATCGTGCTTTACATTCACGATGGTATGGCGGCAAGCAACTTTCTCTACAGTTTTGCCAGCTTCTGTCATGGAATTATGCCATATGTG GATTACAGTCTAGTAAAAGATGTCCAAAAGGTAGAGCATGTAATTTTCTTCACGTTTTTAAAAATCCTGTGAGACTACATGAGGAAAATCGACATTCTGAAAG gCCCAGATCGACATCATCTCGATCTTGGAGATGGTCCGAATCACCAGAACGACCTGTAACTAAAGATAAGGAAATAGAAAAACATTCTAGAAGAAGTTCTGAAAGTAAGCATCGACGACATCGATATCATCGATCGAGTTCTTATCGAAAAAGAGAtggctga
- the LOC125077118 gene encoding U2 small nuclear ribonucleoprotein auxiliary factor 35 kDa subunit-related protein 2 isoform X1: MHLSFLFARHTEWRNMVKKERRRRIRTLKAKEIESSLEYQNWYKEQEALELLEAEQIEKSNKIENDKWVQAELVALEEWKKIQIKNESLLQKKLQQQAKLKLEWELEKQKREREAVRLKEIAEENRKRQEIFMNNLEKFLNGDLMEPPKELLILYESKPNCEPCPFFTKTACCRFGDECSRNHKYPGISKILLAANMFGHFGLENANYNEYDTDIMLEYEDTDTYKDFKDFFLDILPEFQKFGKVVQLKVCNNYEKHLRGNTYIEYADIRSAVQAYRALHSRWYGGKQLSLQFCQLLSWNYAICGLQSSKRCPKGRACNFLHVFKNPVRLHEENRHSERPRSTSSRSWRWSESPERPVTKDKEIEKHSRRSSESKHRRHRYHRSSSYRKRDG; this comes from the exons atgcatttatcatttttatttgctaGGCATACGGAGTGGCGTAATATGGTTAAAAAAGAAAGAAGAAGACGAATTCGAACTTTAAAGGCAAAAGAAATAG aatCATCACTTGAGTATCAAAATTGGTATAAAGAACAAGAGGCATTAGAGTTACTTGAGGCTGAACAAATCGAAAAATCAAATAAGATTGAAAATGACAAATGGGTTCAAGCTGAGCTAGTAGCATTAGAGGAATGGAAAAAAATACAGATCAAAAATGAATCATTACTCCAAAAGAAACTTCAACAGcaagctaaattaaaatta gaaTGGGAATTGGAAAAACaaaagagagaaagagaagcAGTGCGGTTAAAAGAAATTGCAGAGGAAAATAGAAAAAgacaagaaatatttatgaacaattTAGAGAAATTTTTAAATGGTGATTTAATGGAACCTCCTAAAGaacttttgattttatatgaaaGTAAACCAAATTGTGAACCATGTCCTTTCTTTACTAAAACTGCATGTTGCCGTTTTGGTGATGAATGTTCTAGAAATCATAAATATCCTGGAATAAGCAAA atcCTTTTAGCTGCAAATATGTTTGGACATTTTGGATTAGAAAATGCTAATTACAATGAGTATGATACTGATATAATGTTGGAATATGAAGATACAGACACATACAAAGACTTCAAAGATTtctttttagatattttaccaGAATTCCAGAAATTTGGGAAAGTTGTGCAGTTGAAG GTGTGTAATAATTATGAGAAACATCTTCGTggtaatacatatatagaatatgCTGATATCCGTAGTGCTGTTCAAGCTTATCGTGCTTTACATTCACGATGGTATGGCGGCAAGCAACTTTCTCTACAGTTTTGCCAGCTTCTGTCATGGAATTATGCCATATGTG GATTACAGTCTAGTAAAAGATGTCCAAAAGGTAGAGCATGTAATTTTCTTCACGTTTTTAAAAATCCTGTGAGACTACATGAGGAAAATCGACATTCTGAAAG gCCCAGATCGACATCATCTCGATCTTGGAGATGGTCCGAATCACCAGAACGACCTGTAACTAAAGATAAGGAAATAGAAAAACATTCTAGAAGAAGTTCTGAAAGTAAGCATCGACGACATCGATATCATCGATCGAGTTCTTATCGAAAAAGAGAtggctga